A single Sulfurimonas aquatica DNA region contains:
- a CDS encoding bifunctional folylpolyglutamate synthase/dihydrofolate synthase, which produces MLEDYLNAKPLYYDEIDYTRMPRVYESIKNKLHIPKIIHLIGTNGKGTTGRFLASALYTLGFKVGHYTSPHILEFNERIWLNGKVVSNESLEETHIKLLNILSKESADSLSYFEYTTLLAILIYADVDYIILEAGLGGEHDATSVFPNILTLVTPIDRDHEAFLGETIQEIATTKLNAIQKRVILGNQTHNEVYEIVDKISKSKGITAEKFSILLEAIDYEKIENIAKENDLPQYLRENLMLSISALKALGIEYKTDSFTNSRLFGRLTKLSENVIIDVGHNSLAANSIVKSLSPHKYTLIYNSYKDKNYKEILRTLKPIIKDVEIIEIEDDSRVEELLIMKETVEELGFKYKLFKEIVPENNYLVFGSFSVAEAFLKVYNG; this is translated from the coding sequence GTGTTAGAAGATTATTTAAATGCTAAACCACTTTATTATGATGAGATAGACTACACTCGTATGCCAAGAGTTTATGAGTCCATAAAAAACAAACTCCATATCCCTAAAATAATCCACCTTATTGGAACAAATGGAAAAGGCACAACTGGACGATTTTTAGCCTCTGCTCTTTACACGCTTGGATTTAAAGTTGGTCACTACACATCTCCTCATATATTAGAGTTTAATGAGCGCATCTGGCTAAATGGTAAAGTAGTCAGTAATGAGAGTTTAGAAGAAACACATATAAAACTACTCAATATTTTGTCAAAAGAGAGTGCAGATTCACTTAGTTATTTTGAGTATACAACACTCTTAGCTATATTGATATATGCAGATGTGGATTATATAATCCTTGAGGCTGGTTTAGGTGGAGAACATGACGCAACTTCAGTATTTCCTAATATTTTAACTCTTGTTACTCCAATAGATAGAGATCATGAGGCATTTTTAGGTGAGACTATTCAAGAGATAGCAACTACAAAATTAAATGCTATACAAAAAAGGGTTATTTTAGGAAATCAAACTCATAATGAAGTGTATGAGATTGTTGACAAAATTTCAAAGTCCAAGGGAATAACAGCAGAAAAGTTCTCGATTCTTTTAGAAGCAATAGATTATGAAAAGATAGAAAATATTGCTAAAGAAAATGATTTGCCTCAGTACCTAAGAGAGAACCTAATGCTTAGTATCTCCGCACTAAAGGCTTTAGGCATAGAGTATAAAACAGATAGTTTTACAAATAGTAGACTCTTTGGACGTTTAACGAAGCTGAGTGAAAATGTCATTATTGATGTTGGACATAATTCCCTCGCAGCAAACTCTATAGTAAAGAGTTTAAGCCCTCATAAGTACACCCTCATTTATAATAGCTATAAAGATAAAAACTATAAAGAGATACTTAGAACTTTAAAACCTATAATAAAAGATGTAGAAATTATAGAGATAGAAGATGACTCAAGAGTTGAAGAACTTCTAATTATGAAAGAAACAGTAGAGGAACTTGGGTTTAAGTATAAGCTATTTAAAGAGATAGTTCCTGAGAATAACTATCTTGTTTTTGGTTCTTTTAGTGTAGCAGAAGCATTTTTAAAGGTATACAATGGATAA
- a CDS encoding TIGR00282 family metallophosphoesterase, translated as MKIAFIGDVVGKPGRDMLKEHLKKIREEHSLDFVIINYENASHGFGLTSKNANELFSYGIDVMSGGNHSWDKKDIIPLFETHEILRPHNYPDEVPGTGCKVYDVAGEKLAVLNLMGHFSMPYSDNAFRCAQKSVNELHEDGVKNIFIDFHAEATSEKRAMMMLLQGQVSGIIGTHTHVGTDDFQIADGTAYLTDIGLSGCRDNVIGMDAKVPLKQFLTGMKGHFDIPKKCKKILQVAVMELNSGKCSSAYKLKYFCDGRVLKTDAWSED; from the coding sequence GTGAAAATAGCATTTATAGGTGATGTGGTTGGAAAACCTGGTCGCGATATGCTCAAAGAGCATCTAAAAAAGATAAGAGAAGAGCACTCTTTAGATTTTGTTATTATCAATTATGAAAATGCATCACATGGTTTTGGTCTGACTTCCAAAAATGCAAATGAACTTTTCTCTTATGGCATTGATGTAATGAGTGGGGGGAATCACTCTTGGGATAAAAAAGATATAATCCCTCTTTTTGAAACTCATGAGATTCTCCGGCCTCATAACTATCCTGATGAGGTTCCTGGAACTGGTTGCAAAGTCTATGATGTGGCAGGGGAGAAGTTAGCAGTTTTAAATCTTATGGGACACTTCTCAATGCCATATAGTGATAATGCATTTAGATGTGCTCAAAAGAGTGTTAATGAGTTACATGAAGATGGAGTCAAAAATATTTTTATAGATTTTCACGCTGAGGCTACAAGTGAAAAGCGTGCAATGATGATGCTTTTACAAGGTCAAGTAAGTGGGATTATAGGAACACACACTCATGTTGGAACAGATGACTTCCAAATAGCAGATGGAACGGCTTACTTAACTGATATTGGTTTGAGTGGTTGTAGAGATAATGTCATAGGTATGGATGCAAAAGTTCCTCTCAAACAGTTCTTAACTGGGATGAAAGGACATTTTGACATACCTAAAAAGTGTAAAAAAATTTTACAAGTAGCTGTTATGGAATTAAATAGTGGAAAGTGTAGTTCTGCATATAAATTAAAATATTTTTGCGATGGAAGAGTACTCAAGACAGATGCTTGGAGTGAAGATTAG
- a CDS encoding DEAD/DEAH box helicase, with translation MPQTALFNHFQSKSSDKLDLLICQDAKESYELEAVAKYFKKDVILFPDFRPTFGDDLRSYKEEMHDLLFALRVYHQAKNKPLVIAPLKTLLFPLPKKELLDSTRLEFAQVVDLKSFKEKMLFWGYTFVDMVQVEGEISHRGDILDIFIPSANNPTRISFFDNEIEQIKEFELESQRTLGDELDFVEVRSAFYSFDEMAFNTLDEKVQSSQFDALVKDVASLGFWYLDENAQSFLENKNAKFSKNLTELLKDAYGINNPVIPRDKFDLEVLEQNEDVKELVVANVEQLLKVHKDKKITIIAANAATIKQAGIYDTSNITKVTAPYILNIITPDELVISLNKPDKKRRRRKSSILLDDLKAGDYVVHEDYGVGIFESIEQTEILGGVKDFIVIKYVGDDKILLPVENLDYIDRYIAGGGSTPVLDRLGKGNFGKLKAKVRKRLLEIAGQIVNTAAARALIKAPKITLAKQELKDFQAMSGFIYTDDQTQSVDEILSQMSTGNIMDRLLSGDVGFGKTEVALNTIYAAYKSGYQSAFIVPTTLLSAQHWRSLDDRFKELNIRYAKLDRFVSTKDKSAIIKGLASGEIDTVVGTHALFGLEFKKLGVVIIDEEHKFGVKQKEKIKELYHNVHLLSMSATPIPRSLNQALSSIKTMSQLLTAPSERQGVRTFVKEYDEKHIKEVILRELRRGGQVFYVHNSIDHMPIKYGELKALLPELRIVMLHSKISAVETEKELLKFEAGKYDLMIATSIIESGIHMPKVNTILVDGADRFGIADLHQLRGRVGRGHVEGFAYFIVQNKEVLTDEAKKRLLALESNSFLGSGSVLAHHDLEIRGGGNLVGDAQSGHIKNIGYSLYLRMLEDAIKELSNTKESERVKVDIKLTISAFISDEVVKEDRLRLDIYRRLSQCESAVEIYEIEEEIIDRFGELDMPTKQFFELMVIKLLSLEKKIKSITNYGQSVTFTYFNESKETIKSDSRDDDDIIKCTLFYLRNNKPKVL, from the coding sequence ATGCCACAAACAGCACTATTTAATCATTTCCAATCAAAAAGTTCAGATAAGTTAGATCTACTTATCTGCCAAGATGCCAAAGAGTCATATGAGTTAGAAGCAGTTGCTAAGTACTTTAAAAAAGACGTCATACTTTTTCCAGACTTTCGTCCAACCTTTGGGGATGACCTGCGCTCTTATAAAGAGGAGATGCATGATCTTCTTTTTGCCTTAAGAGTTTACCACCAAGCCAAAAACAAACCACTTGTTATCGCACCCCTTAAAACACTTCTTTTTCCACTTCCTAAAAAAGAACTCCTAGATTCCACTAGGTTAGAGTTCGCCCAAGTAGTAGATTTAAAGTCATTTAAAGAGAAGATGCTTTTTTGGGGATACACATTTGTGGATATGGTTCAGGTTGAGGGAGAGATCTCTCATCGTGGAGATATTTTAGATATATTTATTCCCTCAGCTAATAATCCAACCCGTATCTCTTTTTTTGACAATGAGATAGAGCAGATAAAAGAGTTTGAGCTTGAATCTCAAAGAACTCTTGGAGATGAGTTAGACTTTGTAGAGGTTAGAAGCGCTTTTTACTCATTTGATGAGATGGCGTTTAATACTTTAGATGAGAAGGTTCAATCAAGTCAGTTTGATGCTCTTGTTAAAGATGTCGCCTCTCTTGGATTTTGGTATCTTGATGAAAATGCACAGAGTTTTTTAGAAAATAAAAATGCAAAGTTTTCTAAAAACTTAACCGAACTACTTAAAGATGCTTATGGTATAAATAATCCAGTTATTCCAAGAGATAAGTTCGATCTTGAAGTGTTGGAACAAAATGAGGATGTAAAAGAGCTAGTTGTAGCAAACGTAGAACAACTGCTTAAAGTGCATAAAGATAAAAAAATTACCATCATTGCCGCAAATGCTGCAACAATAAAACAAGCTGGAATCTATGATACGTCAAATATCACTAAGGTTACAGCACCCTATATCTTAAACATAATAACTCCAGATGAGTTGGTGATTTCTCTTAACAAACCAGATAAGAAACGCCGCCGTAGAAAAAGCTCTATACTGCTTGATGATTTAAAAGCAGGGGATTATGTTGTTCATGAAGATTATGGTGTTGGTATATTTGAAAGTATTGAGCAGACAGAGATACTCGGCGGGGTTAAAGACTTTATAGTTATCAAGTATGTAGGTGATGATAAGATACTCTTGCCGGTTGAAAATTTAGATTACATAGACAGATATATAGCCGGTGGAGGTTCGACTCCCGTTCTTGATAGACTAGGCAAAGGCAACTTTGGAAAGTTAAAAGCTAAAGTAAGAAAACGCCTTCTTGAAATAGCTGGTCAGATTGTCAATACTGCAGCAGCTCGCGCGCTTATAAAAGCTCCTAAAATTACTTTAGCAAAACAAGAGCTAAAAGATTTCCAAGCTATGAGTGGGTTTATCTATACTGATGATCAGACGCAGTCAGTAGATGAGATATTGTCTCAAATGTCTACCGGGAATATTATGGATAGACTGCTAAGTGGTGACGTTGGCTTTGGTAAGACAGAAGTTGCACTCAATACCATATATGCAGCATATAAATCGGGTTATCAGTCTGCGTTTATAGTGCCCACTACGCTTCTATCGGCTCAGCATTGGCGTTCATTGGATGATCGCTTTAAAGAGTTGAACATCAGATATGCAAAGTTAGATAGATTTGTCAGTACAAAAGATAAGAGCGCGATTATAAAAGGTCTTGCATCTGGTGAGATAGATACAGTAGTAGGAACGCATGCTCTATTTGGACTTGAGTTTAAAAAACTTGGTGTGGTCATCATAGATGAAGAACATAAGTTTGGTGTAAAACAAAAAGAGAAGATAAAAGAGCTCTATCATAATGTTCACTTGCTCTCAATGTCTGCAACACCAATCCCGCGTTCACTCAACCAAGCACTGAGTTCTATTAAAACAATGTCACAACTTCTTACTGCCCCAAGTGAACGTCAAGGCGTGAGAACCTTTGTAAAAGAGTATGATGAGAAACATATAAAAGAGGTGATTCTACGTGAGCTTCGTCGTGGCGGACAGGTTTTTTACGTACATAACTCTATTGACCATATGCCTATTAAGTATGGAGAGTTGAAAGCTCTGCTTCCTGAATTACGAATCGTAATGCTCCACTCAAAAATATCAGCTGTAGAGACGGAAAAAGAGTTACTGAAATTTGAAGCAGGTAAGTATGATCTTATGATAGCGACTTCCATTATAGAGTCGGGTATTCATATGCCTAAGGTAAATACTATTTTAGTAGATGGTGCAGATAGATTTGGTATAGCGGATTTACATCAACTTCGTGGTCGTGTTGGTCGTGGTCATGTAGAAGGCTTTGCTTACTTTATAGTTCAAAATAAAGAAGTTCTGACTGATGAAGCAAAAAAACGTCTTCTCGCATTAGAGTCTAACTCATTTTTAGGTTCAGGCTCAGTACTCGCTCATCATGATTTAGAGATTCGTGGTGGAGGTAATTTAGTAGGTGACGCACAGAGTGGTCACATCAAAAATATCGGCTACTCTCTTTATCTTCGAATGCTTGAAGACGCTATAAAAGAGTTAAGCAACACTAAAGAGAGTGAAAGAGTAAAAGTAGATATAAAACTTACCATATCCGCTTTTATCTCCGATGAGGTGGTTAAAGAAGATAGACTGCGTTTAGATATATATAGACGACTCTCTCAGTGCGAAAGTGCAGTTGAGATATATGAGATAGAAGAAGAGATAATAGATAGGTTTGGTGAATTAGATATGCCTACGAAACAGTTTTTTGAACTGATGGTTATAAAGCTTTTAAGTCTTGAGAAAAAAATTAAGTCTATCACAAACTATGGACAAAGTGTAACTTTTACATATTTTAATGAATCAAAAGAGACAATTAAGTCGGATTCCAGAGATGATGACGACATCATCAAATGTACTCTCTTTTATCTTAGAAATAATAAGCCAAAGGTATTATAA
- a CDS encoding GGDEF domain-containing protein codes for MTIQAIINNAVKRLRLEGKLLTPDAYAEAFCKEAKKAKMNIEDCNHIDKFTSTLNAEFQKDIKNYRISTMNEFVRFIVAKLNRTNPTQCSNTLESQILLTKRILQVVEVLHNKEASELAKSTIEIIESGAQPDQLDSFRQRWVNFLTLYDDTFLQSLKALGKIDTNNLQKSIEGLNIVAETTSVTSTTDLEKISRMLISSFVPSIASSVNESIANISDKIRNNPSLLESDSIEKEIRSAISLRIALDKESVKEMIESIDGVLDKLSLRLIDMIEKSDSSNIEIQGIKKELESYSVESTSNFNIAHKKLYTIALALEENTQLLTQDLKDHSGEVSALSAKVRKLEKELESVKKESKEDFLTKLYNKRALDEFMEMKEAEFKRYDHNYSIVMFDIDHFKAVNDTHGHDAGDAVLSAFAKILKKDCREVDIVGRFGGEEFMAILSETDAEGGFIFAEKVRNHVQKARFMYKGKRIEVTVSGGISDRKKHISLSATVKSADEYLYSAKENGRNRMEYKKK; via the coding sequence ATGACTATACAAGCGATTATAAATAATGCTGTAAAAAGATTAAGGCTAGAGGGAAAGCTCCTGACACCTGATGCCTATGCTGAAGCTTTTTGTAAAGAAGCTAAAAAAGCGAAGATGAATATAGAAGATTGTAATCATATAGATAAATTTACTTCAACTTTAAATGCAGAGTTTCAAAAAGACATAAAAAATTATCGAATATCTACTATGAATGAGTTTGTTCGCTTTATTGTCGCTAAGCTTAACCGAACAAATCCTACACAATGCTCAAACACGCTAGAATCCCAAATTTTATTAACAAAAAGAATACTGCAAGTTGTAGAAGTTCTTCATAACAAAGAAGCAAGTGAACTCGCTAAGAGTACTATAGAGATTATAGAATCGGGCGCTCAACCTGACCAACTTGATAGTTTTAGACAGCGTTGGGTTAACTTCTTAACACTCTATGATGATACTTTTTTACAGTCGCTAAAAGCTCTTGGAAAAATAGATACCAATAATCTGCAAAAGAGTATAGAAGGCTTAAATATTGTTGCCGAGACTACATCTGTAACATCCACTACAGATCTAGAAAAGATATCTCGAATGCTTATCTCCTCTTTTGTTCCGTCTATAGCATCAAGTGTTAATGAGAGCATTGCAAATATTAGTGATAAAATTAGAAATAATCCATCTCTACTTGAGAGCGACAGCATAGAAAAAGAGATAAGGTCTGCTATATCGCTTAGAATTGCACTAGATAAAGAGAGTGTTAAAGAGATGATAGAGTCTATTGACGGCGTATTAGATAAACTCTCTCTGCGTTTGATAGATATGATAGAAAAGTCAGATAGCTCAAATATTGAAATTCAAGGCATAAAAAAAGAGCTTGAATCATACTCAGTAGAGTCTACTTCAAATTTTAACATAGCACATAAAAAACTCTACACAATCGCTCTTGCATTAGAAGAAAATACCCAGCTTTTAACACAAGATTTAAAAGATCATAGTGGTGAGGTTTCAGCCCTCTCAGCTAAGGTTAGAAAATTGGAAAAAGAGCTTGAGAGTGTTAAAAAAGAGTCAAAAGAGGACTTTTTAACAAAACTTTATAACAAGCGTGCTCTTGATGAGTTTATGGAGATGAAAGAGGCAGAGTTTAAACGCTATGACCATAACTACTCTATTGTAATGTTTGATATAGATCATTTTAAAGCGGTAAATGATACTCATGGCCATGATGCAGGCGATGCCGTACTTTCCGCTTTTGCAAAAATTCTCAAAAAAGATTGTAGAGAAGTGGACATAGTAGGGCGTTTTGGTGGAGAAGAGTTTATGGCAATACTAAGTGAAACGGATGCAGAGGGTGGTTTTATTTTCGCTGAAAAAGTAAGAAATCATGTTCAAAAGGCCCGTTTTATGTATAAGGGCAAACGTATTGAAGTGACTGTAAGTGGGGGGATTAGTGATAGAAAGAAACATATATCTTTGAGTGCTACTGTTAAATCTGCTGATGAGTATCTTTATTCTGCTAAAGAGAATGGTAGAAATAGGATGGAGTACAAGAAAAAATAG
- a CDS encoding M23 family metallopeptidase — protein MDNHFTVTIHDDNGVKQFNIHHIVKKALLYLFGFVLIAVFIGVGTILYLNASIKEIQKKRNGVELAYKEIKESNLKLQEHMERTNSSLIEKKEELDELSDSLSEIEMLIGLKPSEETSIHERVSDMKLDSEHRVTLLQLIPNGSPVEYRGITSKYGYRTHPTLNKREFHRGTDMKAAMNTPVYAPADAIVEYAGMHKKSGFGRLVILEHALGFKTYFGHLKKVVIKSGEFVKKGTLIAYTGSSGMSNGPHLHYEIRFIHKVLNPFYFIKWTQQNYDEIFQKEKKVPWQSLITATTHLRVLQPTQTQPLSQLAQKSKVN, from the coding sequence ATGGATAATCATTTTACAGTTACCATCCATGATGATAATGGAGTCAAACAGTTTAATATTCACCATATTGTTAAAAAAGCCTTACTCTATCTATTTGGATTTGTGCTTATCGCTGTTTTTATAGGTGTGGGAACAATACTTTATTTAAATGCGAGTATAAAAGAGATACAAAAAAAACGCAACGGTGTTGAGTTAGCATATAAAGAGATTAAAGAGAGTAACTTAAAGCTTCAAGAGCACATGGAGAGGACTAACTCTTCGCTTATTGAAAAAAAAGAAGAGCTTGACGAACTCTCTGATTCACTCTCAGAGATTGAGATGCTTATAGGTTTAAAACCCTCAGAAGAGACCTCCATACATGAAAGAGTAAGTGATATGAAGCTTGACTCTGAACATCGCGTTACATTACTTCAGCTTATTCCAAATGGCTCACCTGTAGAGTATAGAGGTATCACAAGTAAATATGGTTATAGAACTCATCCAACGCTAAATAAACGCGAGTTCCATCGTGGAACTGATATGAAAGCCGCTATGAATACTCCAGTTTATGCTCCTGCCGATGCTATAGTAGAGTATGCTGGAATGCATAAAAAAAGTGGATTTGGAAGATTGGTTATTTTAGAACATGCTTTAGGATTTAAAACATACTTCGGACATTTAAAGAAAGTTGTGATAAAATCAGGCGAATTTGTAAAAAAAGGCACCTTAATAGCTTATACAGGAAGTTCAGGTATGAGTAATGGACCGCATCTGCATTACGAAATTCGATTTATACATAAAGTATTAAACCCATTTTACTTTATAAAGTGGACACAACAAAATTATGACGAAATATTTCAAAAGGAGAAAAAAGTACCATGGCAATCTTTAATAACAGCGACAACACATCTGAGGGTGCTCCAGCCAACTCAAACACAACCATTATCACAGCTGGCTCAAAAATCAAAGGTGAATTAG
- a CDS encoding bactofilin family protein codes for MAIFNNSDNTSEGAPANSNTTIITAGSKIKGELDLSCNLYIDGELDGMIKSTKEINVGKNGRLKGNIKTEKLIVQGFVEGTVEATRVEIKAAGHVSGEITSTELIIESKGVFEGNSIVKSTQPAITV; via the coding sequence ATGGCAATCTTTAATAACAGCGACAACACATCTGAGGGTGCTCCAGCCAACTCAAACACAACCATTATCACAGCTGGCTCAAAAATCAAAGGTGAATTAGATCTCTCTTGTAATCTCTATATAGATGGAGAACTCGATGGTATGATTAAATCTACTAAAGAGATAAATGTTGGCAAAAATGGTCGTCTTAAGGGTAATATTAAAACAGAGAAGCTTATTGTTCAAGGTTTTGTTGAAGGAACAGTGGAAGCAACTCGAGTAGAGATAAAAGCGGCAGGACATGTGAGTGGAGAGATAACTTCTACTGAATTGATTATAGAATCAAAAGGTGTTTTTGAAGGAAACTCAATAGTTAAAAGTACACAACCTGCAATAACAGTTTAA
- a CDS encoding TolC family outer membrane protein → MIKKIVITNLFMLLIATSLFGLTLKESIIEAIDTNPVVQERLKNYRATQQDLNIAESEYYPQLDLSASYNYNRAGEINNAVVKQDYTNYETTLKFTQNLFDGFSTVHKIDYQEARILAAAYNYVEKSNDIAFKMTNAYISVMRAHDLLQTARENVQINRDIYTKVKDLFDFGLTTDSEVKKIESSLSLARSNLTVKKNNALDTEYNFRRVLGRMPQVQTMSKPELDVQLPESIHKAAQYAVNNNPSLLVSRYNIESAHSLRKQHQKEYYPRIDFEVSQTYNDIEEANAFNNADDRFKARVVLNYNIFRGGADDAITQKDLSTINQEVEIKRDLKRQVIEGLDLSWNAYEMIGLQLVDLREYREFSEKTLELYKEEYDLGRRSLLDLLSAQNDVINSRTQIIQAEYDQLFAKYRILDAMGVLPLAVIGDTKEFTSRVNLYSDGNYTEVLDSVPVSLDVDNDKIVDNQDICDNSLQESSVMPYGCVQPNPDSDGDGIFDSQDECPLTPRDIATAPNGCALDTDMDGVSDYLDECKKTPIGYDVDLKGCAIAITITVNFPRASAEIPADLEKKISDFALFMQNNTKFHAKITGYTSRTSVSEEAYNLKLSLDRADSFKQELINHGISAHRLSTDGKGYEKPIADNNTDEGRILNRRVEIELTTMEEF, encoded by the coding sequence ATGATAAAAAAAATAGTAATTACAAATTTATTTATGTTACTCATAGCTACATCATTATTTGGGTTAACACTTAAAGAGAGCATTATTGAAGCGATAGATACAAATCCAGTTGTGCAAGAGAGACTTAAAAACTATAGAGCTACACAACAAGATTTAAATATAGCAGAGTCAGAGTACTATCCACAACTTGATTTGAGTGCTAGTTATAACTACAATAGAGCTGGTGAAATTAACAATGCAGTTGTAAAACAAGACTATACAAACTATGAAACAACTCTGAAGTTTACACAAAATCTCTTTGATGGTTTTTCTACAGTTCACAAGATTGATTATCAAGAAGCAAGAATTTTAGCTGCTGCTTACAACTATGTAGAAAAGTCCAATGATATAGCGTTTAAAATGACAAATGCTTATATTAGTGTAATGAGAGCACATGACCTTCTCCAAACAGCTCGTGAAAACGTTCAAATAAATAGAGATATATATACAAAAGTAAAAGATCTATTTGATTTTGGTTTAACAACAGACTCTGAAGTTAAAAAGATAGAGTCATCCCTCTCACTTGCTCGATCAAACCTTACTGTGAAAAAAAATAATGCACTTGACACTGAGTATAATTTTAGAAGAGTTTTAGGAAGAATGCCTCAAGTTCAAACGATGAGTAAACCAGAGCTAGACGTTCAACTACCAGAGAGTATTCATAAAGCAGCTCAATATGCGGTAAATAATAACCCATCTCTTCTTGTGAGCCGTTATAACATAGAGAGTGCTCACTCACTTAGAAAACAACATCAAAAAGAGTACTATCCACGTATTGACTTTGAGGTATCTCAAACATATAACGACATAGAAGAGGCGAACGCTTTTAATAATGCTGATGATAGATTTAAAGCTAGAGTGGTATTAAACTACAATATTTTCCGTGGTGGAGCAGATGATGCGATTACACAAAAAGATTTAAGCACTATCAATCAAGAAGTCGAAATAAAAAGAGATTTAAAACGCCAAGTAATAGAAGGACTAGATCTATCTTGGAATGCTTACGAGATGATAGGTCTACAACTTGTAGATTTAAGAGAGTATCGTGAGTTTTCTGAAAAAACTTTAGAGCTCTATAAAGAGGAGTATGATTTAGGTAGAAGATCTCTACTAGACCTTCTCTCAGCTCAAAATGATGTAATAAATTCACGTACACAGATTATTCAAGCTGAGTATGATCAGCTCTTTGCAAAATATAGAATTTTGGATGCTATGGGAGTTCTTCCTCTAGCGGTTATAGGCGATACAAAAGAGTTTACATCACGAGTAAACCTTTACAGTGATGGGAACTATACGGAAGTTTTAGATTCAGTTCCTGTAAGCTTAGATGTAGATAATGATAAAATAGTAGATAATCAAGATATATGTGATAACTCTTTACAAGAGAGTAGTGTAATGCCTTATGGATGTGTCCAACCTAACCCAGATAGTGATGGAGATGGTATATTTGATAGTCAAGATGAGTGTCCACTGACTCCTCGAGATATTGCTACTGCACCAAATGGTTGTGCACTTGACACAGATATGGATGGTGTTAGTGACTATCTTGATGAGTGTAAGAAAACACCTATAGGTTATGACGTAGATTTAAAAGGATGTGCTATAGCTATAACAATCACAGTGAATTTTCCAAGAGCAAGTGCTGAAATACCGGCAGATTTAGAAAAAAAGATTAGTGATTTCGCCCTTTTTATGCAAAATAATACGAAGTTCCATGCAAAAATTACAGGCTATACGAGTAGAACAAGTGTAAGTGAAGAGGCATATAACCTAAAACTTTCACTAGATAGAGCAGATAGTTTTAAACAAGAACTTATCAATCATGGTATAAGTGCTCATCGTTTGAGTACAGATGGAAAAGGCTACGAAAAGCCTATCGCTGATAATAATACAGACGAGGGTAGAATACTCAACCGAAGGGTTGAAATTGAGCTTACAACAATGGAAGAGTTTTAA